The segment ATATGTGACATGGAACCCAGGGATTGGGCAGAATCGGTGCTCCAGCCTTACAAGGATGTTGTCTCTGACCCCGTCAGGTGGGCCAGGAAGTGCGTTGATTACGGTGCCGATGCTGTTTGCCTGCAACTGGTGAGCACGGACCCGACCGTGAAGGATACGTCTCCAGAGGAGGCAGCAAAGCTCGCCAGAAGGATTTCCGAGGCCATACCGGTGCCCCTCATCGTCTATGGTTCCGGTGACGAGAAAAAGGATGTGCCCGTCTTGACCAGGGTGGCCGAGGTGTGCCGGGGGGAGAACCTCCTCCTGGGACCGGCAGTCAAGGAAAACTACGAGGGGATCGCCAGGGCGGTTTCCGAACACGGACATGCGTTGATTGCCCAGACCCCTGTAGATATCAACCTCATGAAGGAGCTGAATATAAAGCTGTCCAAATTCTTCCCCCCGAACAGGATTGTCATTGACCCTTTGAGTTCAGCTTTGGGCTATGGCATGGAATATAGCTTCACCATAATGGAGAGGACAAAGCAGACAGGAGTGATCTACAAGGACGCCATGATGCAGATGCCTATGATCGCCAACCTGGGGGGCGAATGCTGGAAGACAAAGGAGGCCAGGGAAAACGAGAGGCAGGGGATACTGTGGGAGGGAATGACAGCCATCTCTCTGCTGCTTACGGGAGCAGATCTCGTTGTTTTGAGACACCCTGAAACCATGAAATTGATCAGGCATCTCATGGCGGAGAGGTAAAGGAATGACGGAAGCGAAGGAAAAGAAGCAGAAGAAGACCAGGAAACACCAGCAGATTGAGAAGCTGATAAGGGCAGAGGATCAGTGGGAGCCGGTCGGGCATACCCCCATGCCGGACATCGCCGATCTGAGAAACTGGGATATGCGGCTGATGAAGACCTACAAGCCCTTCTACGCGCCTTTCTGCGATGTGTGCTGCTTCTGCACCTACGGTAAGTGCGACCTCACCTGCGGACAGCGGGGGGCCTGCGGCATCGACATCGCAGGCCAGCAGGGGAGGTTCATCCTTCTGGCCTGCTGTGTGGGCCTTTCTGCTCACGGCGCCCATGCCAGACACATCGTTGATCTTATGATTGAAAAGTACGGTGAGGACTACAAGATCGATCTGGGCAACAATGTCGCCATTGAGGCACCCAACATCAGGACCGTGCTGGGACTGAAACCGGAATCGATGCGCGACCTGCGAACAGCGGTCGAGTATGTGGAGCGGCAGTTGATCCACCTGATTTCGGCGCTCCATACCGGTCAGGAGGGCAGCAACATAGATTATGAGTCCAAGGCCCTTCATGCCGGTATGCTGGACCATGTGGCTATGGAAATCGCTGATGTCGCCCAGATCTCGGGATTTAAATACCCCACATCCGTGGCCGAGACTCCGCTGGTAAGCCTGGGCACCGCCTCCGTGGATATCAGTAAACCCACCATTCTGGTGATCGGCCATAATCCCGCCTCTTCCACCGCTATCATCGACTACCTCCGGGCGAACAGCCTCGACGAGAAAGTGGAGCTGGGTGGTCTGTGCTGCACTGCTCATGAGGCGACCCGGTATTCGGATAAGGCCAGGGTGATCGGCCCCCTCTCCAGACAGCTCTACTACGTGAGGACCGGCATTGCTGATGTCATAGTGACCGATGAGCAGTGCATCAGGACCGACCTGGTAGAAGAAGCTAAGAAAGTAGACTCTGCCTTCATCGCCACCTCAGACAAAGCCTGCTACGGGCTTGAGGATGCCACCGAGATGGAGACGGATGACATAGTGAAGCAGATGCTGGATCAGGGCAAGCAATTCCTCATCCTCGACCATGAGAAGGCCGGTGAGGTGGCTGTGAGAGTGGCCCTGGCGCTGGCACCGAAGAGGAAGAAGGAGCTTCTAAGCGAAAAGGAGGCCCTGGAGCTGGCCAAGAGGTGCGTGCAGTGCGGCATGTGCGAGAGGGTCTGCCCCAACATGCTCCTCATCGGCGAAGGGATCAGCCAGGTAGCCCTGGGGAATCTTGACGAACTGAGGAATATCTTCGACAAGTGCCTCGGCTGCGGCAAATGCGAGGAGGAGTGTCCTCACGATGTGCCCATCTTCAAAATCATGCAGGTGGCTGCCAGCAAAGAGGCCTACAAGATACGGGTTGGGCGCGGGCCCATTATGGATACCGAGATCAGGAACGTCGGTGCCCCCATAGTGCTGGGAACCATCCCCGGCGTGGTGGCCTTCGTGGGATGTTCCAGCTACCCGGACATGAATGACCTTGTGGAGATGGTCGAGGAATTCGCTAAGAGAAAATACATCGTGGTCCTCAGCGGCTGTGCCGCTATGACTGCCGGTATGAAGAAAGACCCCGAGGGACGGACCATCTATGAAAAGTACCCTGCCAGCTTTGACGCCGGTGGAGTGGTGAACGTGGGCTCCTGCGTGTCCAACGCCCACATCACCGGAGCCACTATCAAGATAGCCAATATCTTCGCCAGCCTCCCCCTGAGAGCCAACTACGAGGTTATCGCCGACTACATTCTCAACCGCGTGGGGGCTGTGGGGGTAGCCTGGGGGGCTTACTCACAGAAGGCAGTCTCCATCGCCACCGGCTGTAACCGGCTGGGAATCCCCGTGGTCCTGGGACCCCACTCATCCAAGTCCCGCCGACTCTTCCTTTCCAGAAAGGAAGAGGATAACTGGACGGTAATGGACGGCAGAAAAGGGGAACTGGTGGATACCGGCGAGCCTTCTCCAGAGCACCTGGCCTATGTCACCGAGACGAAGGAGAGGGCTATGGTCACCATCGCCAAGCTGTGCATCAGGAAGAACGATACGGCACAGGGAAGAGCCCTGAAACTGAATCACTACATCTCCCTGTACAAGAAGTATATGGGCGGCGGGCTCCCGCCGGACCTGCACCTGTACGTCAGGACCGACAGAGACCTCCCCATTGTGTATAAGAAGGAAGCTGCGGCATACCTGAAGGAGGTGGGCTGGAAGCCGAAACCTGTCCTGACCCTCCCCACCCTGATCGGCACCTATCCCAGCAAAGTGCCTCTGGAGTCTGTCATTCACTAAGAGAGGATGCGCATAGCATGATTGAGGAGTTCATCGCCGATACCGAGAAGCTTCTCGGCTACATGCGCCGCATCGAGAGGGGCCAACTCGTCTGCATTGAACCTGCCAGAAGGCTGGCAAAGAAGCAGGGCCTGGGTATGGAGCAGCTCGAAGAGGCTATCCAGTCAGGCATTCGAAAAAGGATTTCCGCCTATATCGAGAGCATTAGTGAGGGCGAAGACACCGAAGTCTATGCTACCCTCATCAGAGAGCTGGCCAGAGAGCACGATTTAGACATAGTCGAACTGGAAAAGAAGATTCTACAGGCCATGAAAGACGCCGACTTCAGGAGGTTCGCCCGCTACATCAATATGATTGAGAACGAGAACATTCACCTCATCAGTAAGGCCAGAGCAATTAAAAGGAAATACCGCATAGCGGGCCATCGCCTGGATGAAGCCATCAGACAGGGTGAATCTGCCTATCTGCTCCGTAATATCAGGCAGATCAGGAAAGGCCCCCGCTTCCACCCGCTTCTGCCCCGCGAAGAGATACTGCTGAGGAGAATCGCCAGGAAGTATGGGCACGAGGAAAAGATCGAGGAAGCTATCAGGAAGTGGAGAGAGTTGAACTGTCACACTGAATGACAGCAGGACATCCCGGGGTTTTCTCCCCCGGTCAGCCAGGAGACAAATAGGAGGAAAGTATTTGGCTGGAATCTCAGATCTGGTAAAAAGGGTGGCGGTGGACAAATACCAGAGAGACAGGGATATGCTGATCCAGATCCTGCTGGATCTGCAGGGTGGCCTCGGCTGGCTGCCCGCAGAAGTGCTGGCAGAGGTGAGCCGGCAGTTGAGAGTATCCATAGCCCGCGTGTATCAGGTGGCCAGCTTCTACAAGGCTTTCAGCTTCTCTCCCAGGGGCCGTCACACGGTGACAGTGTGCCTGGGGACTGCCTGCCAGGTACGGGGTGCACCGAGACTCCTGGATAGAACTACAGACAAGCTCAAGCTGGCACCGGGAGAGACATCGGCAGATATGCGTTTCAGCCTGGATACTGTCAATTGCCTCGGCTGCTGTGCTCTGGGGCCGGTCATCGTCATAGACGGAAAGTACCACAGCAAACCTTCAACCTCGGAACTGGAGCACCTGTTTGATGCAGCGAAATAAGAGAGGAAACATGCCCGCTAAACTTCCCTCGCCGGAGGCACTGGAGACACTGCGAAATGGCATACTGTCCGGAAGGGATCCCCTGAAGACCGGCATTACTGTCTGCGCCGGCACCGGTTGCCAGACCTATGGCGCCAGGGATGTCTTCGAGGCCCTGGCGGAGGAAGTCAAGAATCAGGGATTGGCAGACAGGATACAGGTCAAGGCTACCGGCTGCCACGGGTTCTGCGAAAAGGGCGTTATCGTCGTCACCTCCCCCGATGAGGTCGCCTACGTCAAGGTGAAGCATGAAGATATCCCCGAAGTGGTCAGCGCCGTGGCCGGAAGGCGTATCGTGGAGCGTCTCCTCTACAGTGATCCTTCAACGGGCAAGAAGATTGCCAAGGAATCAGACATTCCTTTCTATAAGAATCAGACCCGCATCGTCTTCGGCAACAACAAACGCATCGACCCCAAAAATATAGACGATTACATTGCCCTGGGCGGATACAGCGCCCTGGCTAAAGCCCTGTCCCGCATGAAGACGGAAGAGGTGCTGGAAGAGGTGAAAAGGGCCAATCTGAGGGGCAGGGGCGGAGGAGGGTTTCCGACAGGCAGAAAGTGGGAGGAGACCAGGAATGCCCCTGGCAGCATCAAGTACGTGGTAGTGAACTGTGATGAGGGCGACCCCGGGGCCTACATGGATCGGTCGCTGATGGAGGGAAACCCGCACAGTGTGCTGGAAGGGCTCATCATCGGGGCTTATGCCGTAGGTTCTCACCAGGGATTCTTCTACGTTCGCCA is part of the Chloroflexota bacterium genome and harbors:
- a CDS encoding acetyl-CoA decarbonylase/synthase complex subunit delta, with protein sequence MQYRAPIEAYTGTVREVTIGTGAKALKIGGESALPFHYFDQGSIPNPPRLALEICDMEPRDWAESVLQPYKDVVSDPVRWARKCVDYGADAVCLQLVSTDPTVKDTSPEEAAKLARRISEAIPVPLIVYGSGDEKKDVPVLTRVAEVCRGENLLLGPAVKENYEGIARAVSEHGHALIAQTPVDINLMKELNIKLSKFFPPNRIVIDPLSSALGYGMEYSFTIMERTKQTGVIYKDAMMQMPMIANLGGECWKTKEARENERQGILWEGMTAISLLLTGADLVVLRHPETMKLIRHLMAER
- the cdhA gene encoding CO dehydrogenase/acetyl-CoA synthase complex subunit alpha; this encodes MTEAKEKKQKKTRKHQQIEKLIRAEDQWEPVGHTPMPDIADLRNWDMRLMKTYKPFYAPFCDVCCFCTYGKCDLTCGQRGACGIDIAGQQGRFILLACCVGLSAHGAHARHIVDLMIEKYGEDYKIDLGNNVAIEAPNIRTVLGLKPESMRDLRTAVEYVERQLIHLISALHTGQEGSNIDYESKALHAGMLDHVAMEIADVAQISGFKYPTSVAETPLVSLGTASVDISKPTILVIGHNPASSTAIIDYLRANSLDEKVELGGLCCTAHEATRYSDKARVIGPLSRQLYYVRTGIADVIVTDEQCIRTDLVEEAKKVDSAFIATSDKACYGLEDATEMETDDIVKQMLDQGKQFLILDHEKAGEVAVRVALALAPKRKKELLSEKEALELAKRCVQCGMCERVCPNMLLIGEGISQVALGNLDELRNIFDKCLGCGKCEEECPHDVPIFKIMQVAASKEAYKIRVGRGPIMDTEIRNVGAPIVLGTIPGVVAFVGCSSYPDMNDLVEMVEEFAKRKYIVVLSGCAAMTAGMKKDPEGRTIYEKYPASFDAGGVVNVGSCVSNAHITGATIKIANIFASLPLRANYEVIADYILNRVGAVGVAWGAYSQKAVSIATGCNRLGIPVVLGPHSSKSRRLFLSRKEEDNWTVMDGRKGELVDTGEPSPEHLAYVTETKERAMVTIAKLCIRKNDTAQGRALKLNHYISLYKKYMGGGLPPDLHLYVRTDRDLPIVYKKEAAAYLKEVGWKPKPVLTLPTLIGTYPSKVPLESVIH
- a CDS encoding NAD(P)H-dependent oxidoreductase subunit E — its product is MAGISDLVKRVAVDKYQRDRDMLIQILLDLQGGLGWLPAEVLAEVSRQLRVSIARVYQVASFYKAFSFSPRGRHTVTVCLGTACQVRGAPRLLDRTTDKLKLAPGETSADMRFSLDTVNCLGCCALGPVIVIDGKYHSKPSTSELEHLFDAAK